A stretch of the Streptococcus suis genome encodes the following:
- a CDS encoding trigger factor, producing MSVSFEAKDTNRGVLTFTIDQDAIKPELDRVFNKVKKDINLPGFRKGHLPRAVFNQKFGEEALYQDVVNALLPAAYEAAVAEAGLEVVAQPKIDVVSMEKGQDWTINAEVVTKPEVKLGDYKNLTVSVEATKEVSDEEVDAKIERERNNLAELVIKEGAAEEGDTVVIDFVGSVDGVEFDGGKGENFSLGLGSGQFIPGFEAQLVGHAAGEEVNVEVTFPEDYQADDLAGKSALFVTKIHEVKAKEVPALDDELAKDIDEEVETLDELKAKYRKELETAKEIAFDDAVESAALELAVENAEIVELPEEMIHEEVHRAINEFLGGLKQQGISPDMYFQITGTTQDDLHNQYEADAEKRTKTNLVVEAVAQAEGLEATEEEINKEIEDLAATYNMEVEQVRNLLSSEMLKHDIAVKKAVEVITSTATVK from the coding sequence ATGTCTGTATCATTTGAAGCAAAAGACACAAACCGCGGTGTATTGACTTTCACAATCGATCAAGATGCGATTAAACCAGAATTGGACCGCGTTTTCAACAAAGTTAAGAAAGATATCAATCTTCCAGGTTTCCGTAAAGGTCACTTGCCACGTGCCGTATTTAACCAAAAATTTGGTGAAGAAGCACTTTACCAAGATGTTGTGAATGCACTTTTACCTGCAGCCTATGAAGCAGCAGTTGCTGAAGCTGGTCTTGAAGTCGTTGCACAACCAAAAATTGATGTAGTGTCAATGGAAAAAGGCCAAGATTGGACTATTAATGCTGAAGTTGTGACAAAACCTGAAGTGAAATTGGGTGACTACAAAAACTTGACAGTTTCAGTAGAAGCAACTAAAGAAGTATCTGATGAAGAAGTAGATGCGAAAATCGAACGTGAACGCAATAACTTGGCAGAATTGGTCATCAAAGAAGGTGCTGCTGAAGAAGGTGACACTGTTGTCATCGACTTTGTTGGTTCTGTTGATGGAGTTGAATTTGACGGTGGTAAAGGTGAAAACTTCTCACTTGGACTTGGTTCAGGTCAATTCATCCCAGGTTTTGAAGCACAATTGGTAGGTCATGCAGCTGGTGAAGAAGTAAATGTTGAAGTTACTTTCCCAGAAGATTATCAAGCAGATGACCTTGCAGGTAAATCAGCACTCTTCGTAACAAAAATCCATGAAGTAAAAGCAAAAGAAGTTCCAGCTTTGGACGATGAACTAGCTAAAGATATTGACGAAGAAGTAGAAACACTTGATGAGTTGAAAGCGAAATACCGTAAAGAATTAGAAACAGCAAAAGAAATTGCATTTGATGATGCAGTTGAATCAGCAGCTCTTGAATTGGCAGTTGAAAACGCTGAAATCGTTGAATTGCCAGAAGAAATGATTCACGAAGAAGTTCATCGTGCAATCAACGAATTCTTAGGTGGTTTGAAACAACAAGGTATCTCACCTGATATGTACTTCCAAATCACTGGTACAACTCAAGATGACTTGCATAATCAATACGAAGCCGATGCTGAAAAACGTACTAAGACAAACTTGGTTGTTGAAGCAGTAGCTCAAGCAGAAGGCTTAGAAGCAACTGAAGAAGAAATCAACAAAGAAATCGAAGACTTGGCAGCAACATACAACATGGAAGTGGAACAAGTTCGCAACTTGCTTTCATCAGAAATGCTTAAACACGATATCGCTGTGAAGAAAGCAGTAGAAGTGATTACAAGCACTGCAACTGTAAAATAA
- a CDS encoding bifunctional hydroxymethylpyrimidine kinase/phosphomethylpyrimidine kinase, translating into MKTNYILSLSGNDIFSGGGLHADLTTYTVHKLHGFVAVTCLTAMTEKGFEVFPTDSTIFAHQLTSLKNVPFSAIKVGLLPNVEIAEQALEVIQAHQDIPVVLDPVLVCKETHDTEVSQLRDELLKFFPYVTIITPNLAEAQLLIQRDIKTVEEMKQAARDLYELGAKHVVIKGGNRLDKDKAIDVYYDGQTIEVLESPILTSNNVGAGCIFASSIASQLLLGKDPLEAVRLSKEFVYRAIETSDEYGVVQYEK; encoded by the coding sequence ATGAAGACTAATTATATTTTGTCACTTTCAGGTAATGATATTTTTAGCGGTGGTGGACTCCATGCAGATTTAACAACCTATACTGTTCATAAATTGCATGGCTTTGTTGCCGTCACCTGTTTGACAGCTATGACAGAGAAGGGATTCGAAGTATTTCCTACGGATTCGACTATTTTTGCTCATCAGCTTACTAGCTTGAAGAACGTTCCGTTCTCAGCAATTAAGGTTGGACTTCTTCCAAATGTTGAAATTGCAGAGCAGGCTTTGGAAGTTATTCAGGCCCACCAAGATATTCCTGTGGTGCTAGATCCTGTTTTGGTCTGCAAGGAAACGCATGATACAGAGGTTAGCCAATTACGTGACGAACTCTTGAAATTTTTCCCATATGTGACCATTATCACTCCAAACTTGGCAGAAGCTCAGCTATTGATTCAAAGAGACATTAAAACTGTCGAAGAAATGAAGCAGGCGGCGCGTGATTTGTACGAGTTAGGGGCTAAACATGTGGTGATTAAGGGTGGTAATCGTTTAGATAAAGATAAGGCAATTGATGTTTATTATGATGGGCAAACGATTGAGGTGTTGGAATCACCAATTTTGACCAGTAATAATGTCGGTGCGGGCTGTATCTTTGCTTCAAGCATTGCCAGTCAACTTTTACTTGGCAAGGATCCTTTAGAGGCTGTTCGGTTATCGAAAGAGTTTGTCTACCGGGCAATCGAGACGTCTGATGAGTATGGGGTGGTTCAATATGAGAAATAA
- a CDS encoding TIGR01440 family protein, which produces MSLNEIKQQTQQIVEEVLELSNLQKGQIFVLGLSSSEVIGGHIGKNSSLEVGEVIVETILDILEPKGMYLAVQGCEHLNRALVVERELAIQKDLEIVNVLPSLHAGGSGQLAAFKYMKDPVEVEFITAQAGVDIGDTAIGMHIKHVQVPVRPILREIGQAHVTALASRPKLIGGARAAYVEDKIRKN; this is translated from the coding sequence ATGTCTTTAAACGAAATTAAACAACAAACCCAGCAAATTGTCGAGGAAGTCTTAGAACTCAGCAATCTTCAAAAAGGGCAGATTTTCGTATTGGGTCTGTCCTCTAGTGAAGTAATCGGTGGACATATCGGCAAAAACTCCAGTCTGGAAGTCGGTGAGGTGATTGTTGAAACGATTTTGGATATTCTGGAGCCAAAGGGTATGTATTTAGCAGTCCAAGGTTGTGAACACCTCAATCGTGCCTTGGTCGTGGAGAGAGAATTAGCAATTCAGAAAGACTTGGAAATAGTAAATGTCTTGCCTAGTCTTCATGCAGGTGGTTCTGGACAGCTGGCAGCTTTCAAGTATATGAAAGATCCAGTCGAAGTGGAATTTATTACTGCTCAGGCAGGCGTGGATATCGGTGATACGGCAATCGGCATGCATATCAAACATGTGCAGGTTCCAGTTAGACCAATACTTCGGGAAATTGGGCAAGCCCATGTTACGGCGCTTGCTAGCCGACCAAAATTGATTGGTGGAGCTCGTGCAGCGTATGTAGAGGATAAAATACGGAAAAATTAG
- a CDS encoding pneumococcal-type histidine triad protein yields the protein MHSYEPSAVDIKAIYDADVFIYHSRILESWANRLEPNLQGSSVKVLEASTTPPYINMGGSRHTWLSKEQIATIRYIMQHPDIRPSAWTSSGHGDGEATDIAPPILNATPKINRVGLKNWQIIYTAEEVMAARAQGKFATNDGYIFIAKDVLDPASFVFSQAFSLPRATGGSLRSVSKKDLSKAELEAVQALLDKRDGEELAKNVTPIEKREGLKNWQIVHSAKERPASSEGWGTVKKTVSEPTKVSESSASAVPSTQSSLSETDAQVTNETAETAPHTPTETTTKDATGAVVKESEENALANHATEDSARNIVDEKSIVPEKTKEKAHQESTAVSAVNNE from the coding sequence ATTCATTCTTATGAACCATCGGCAGTAGATATTAAGGCTATTTATGATGCCGATGTCTTTATTTATCACTCACGGATTCTGGAGTCGTGGGCGAATCGGTTGGAACCGAATTTACAAGGGTCATCCGTCAAAGTCTTAGAGGCCTCAACAACTCCACCCTATATAAATATGGGGGGTAGTCGTCATACATGGCTAAGCAAAGAGCAAATTGCGACTATCCGCTATATCATGCAACACCCTGACATTCGACCATCCGCCTGGACATCAAGTGGACATGGTGATGGAGAAGCGACGGACATTGCGCCACCTATTTTAAATGCAACACCAAAAATCAACCGTGTAGGTTTGAAAAACTGGCAAATTATTTATACAGCAGAAGAAGTGATGGCTGCGCGTGCTCAGGGAAAATTTGCAACCAATGATGGGTATATCTTTATAGCTAAAGACGTCTTAGATCCAGCAAGTTTTGTCTTTAGTCAAGCCTTTAGCTTACCAAGAGCAACAGGCGGATCACTCCGTTCAGTGTCGAAGAAAGATTTATCCAAGGCAGAATTGGAGGCTGTTCAAGCTCTTCTTGACAAACGAGATGGGGAAGAATTGGCTAAAAATGTTACACCGATTGAAAAACGTGAAGGGTTGAAAAATTGGCAGATTGTTCACTCTGCAAAAGAACGACCTGCTTCAAGTGAAGGATGGGGAACAGTGAAAAAAACAGTTTCTGAACCAACAAAAGTATCCGAAAGTTCCGCATCAGCAGTTCCATCAACTCAATCAAGTCTATCTGAAACAGATGCCCAAGTTACGAATGAAACCGCTGAAACAGCTCCACATACACCTACAGAAACTACAACAAAAGATGCTACAGGAGCAGTTGTAAAGGAGAGTGAAGAAAACGCTTTGGCGAATCATGCTACAGAGGACAGCGCTCGAAACATTGTCGATGAAAAGTCAATTGTGCCCGAGAAAACCAAGGAAAAAGCTCATCAAGAATCGACCGCAGTAAGTGCAGTTAACAACGAATAG
- the truA gene encoding tRNA pseudouridine(38-40) synthase TruA, with the protein MTRYKAIISYDGHDFSGFQRQPHARTVQEEIEKTLKRLNSGHSVTVHGAGRTDAGVHAYGQVIHFDLLGTRDEERLRFALDTQTPEDIDVVKVEQVADDFHCRYAKHSKTYEFLVDIGRPKNPMMRHYATFYPYDLDLSLIREAIKDLEGTHDFTGFTASGTSVENKVRTITSATLEYDQRRQFLIFTFSGNGFLYKQVRNMVGTLLKIGNGRMPVHQIKRILEEKNRDLAGPTAAGNGLYLKEIIYED; encoded by the coding sequence ATGACAAGATATAAAGCAATTATTTCCTACGATGGGCATGATTTTTCTGGTTTTCAACGTCAGCCTCATGCTCGAACAGTTCAGGAAGAAATCGAGAAAACCTTGAAACGGTTGAACAGTGGTCACTCAGTAACAGTGCATGGTGCAGGTCGGACTGATGCAGGCGTGCATGCTTATGGCCAGGTGATACATTTTGACTTGCTAGGTACTCGAGATGAGGAAAGGCTTCGTTTTGCCCTAGATACGCAAACTCCGGAGGATATCGATGTGGTCAAGGTGGAGCAGGTAGCGGATGATTTTCATTGTCGTTATGCCAAACATAGTAAAACCTATGAATTTCTAGTGGATATCGGTCGACCTAAAAATCCCATGATGCGGCATTATGCTACCTTTTATCCTTATGATCTGGACCTTTCTTTGATCAGAGAAGCCATCAAAGACTTAGAGGGTACACATGATTTCACTGGTTTTACAGCTTCTGGGACTTCAGTAGAAAATAAGGTGCGAACCATCACGTCTGCAACACTAGAATATGACCAGCGACGACAATTTTTGATTTTTACTTTTTCGGGCAATGGCTTTTTATATAAGCAGGTTCGAAATATGGTGGGCACCCTCCTAAAAATTGGTAATGGTCGCATGCCTGTTCACCAAATCAAGAGAATTTTGGAAGAAAAAAATCGCGATTTGGCTGGACCTACCGCTGCTGGTAATGGCTTGTATTTAAAGGAGATTATTTATGAAGACTAA
- a CDS encoding ECF transporter S component, whose product MRNKKTQDVVLLAILTALSLVLAFIHVPTPTGFVTLLDVGIFFTAFYLGKKEGAIVGGLSGLLIDFLLGYPQWAFFSLVFHGAQGYFAGWTGKKQLIGLVLATVSMVGGYFVASSLMYNVADAVTGLVANILQNVVGLVLGYLLAQAAERIGAVNHVFKRN is encoded by the coding sequence ATGAGAAATAAGAAAACACAGGATGTAGTTTTATTAGCGATTTTGACGGCGCTTAGCCTGGTTTTGGCCTTTATTCATGTGCCAACTCCAACAGGTTTTGTTACGCTATTGGATGTAGGTATTTTCTTTACAGCCTTTTATTTGGGCAAGAAAGAAGGGGCGATTGTTGGAGGTTTGTCAGGTCTCCTGATTGATTTTCTGTTAGGTTATCCACAGTGGGCTTTCTTTAGTCTAGTTTTTCACGGCGCACAAGGTTATTTTGCTGGTTGGACAGGTAAGAAACAGCTGATTGGTCTTGTTTTGGCGACTGTATCCATGGTTGGCGGCTATTTTGTAGCATCTAGTTTAATGTATAATGTTGCAGATGCTGTAACGGGTCTTGTAGCAAATATCTTGCAAAATGTAGTAGGTCTTGTTCTGGGATATTTACTAGCTCAGGCGGCAGAAAGAATTGGTGCAGTAAATCATGTCTTTAAACGAAATTAA